A single genomic interval of Octopus bimaculoides isolate UCB-OBI-ISO-001 chromosome 22, ASM119413v2, whole genome shotgun sequence harbors:
- the LOC106877116 gene encoding DNA polymerase lambda, with protein MASKRKTSSKESPADNKEQKLSRYFPVTSKDRQNHNYSKTEESNRNPRTSLCSKKFLKNVSLYILSAGIPKIRKDLFASKVVQFGGVILNEFVLGKCSHVLVSETMTLDRALKLLKIEETSCGLPIVSTLWLSSCLKKESLLPADSFLLNLPRDTEEPSDSVKEVSDHSNIISDPPLKLLPDEPPPFVTTQEEKNTFIKEKNTFIKEKDHQVRNDANDNEEYIDNSQTDFETNSQVSTQTVPKGRWVCFESSRNSPVNYNRHITDTLEEMVKTYKSTNDKWRAYSYQKAIGILKREPKEITSREEARNLRGIGDSLADKIWEIVQSGRLRKLDEFQSSEQLQVLNLLTNVWGAGPHTAKLWYQQGYRSLKDLEEKAVLTKQQKVGLRYYDDFLERMSREEVAAIERIVSENTEKVVAGSIVQVCGSYRRGKETCGDIDILISHPDGESHQGLLSRLLSQLKEIKFITDDLIEIEENGSQRKYMGVCLSPLSPDHHRRIDIIVAPYSEYACALVHFTGSAHFNRSIRHLAKTKGMSLSEHALRTGVVRGSREKLYKGNALPTPTEQSIFDQLGVPYRRPEERDH; from the coding sequence ATGGCTTCTAAACGTAAAACGTCAAGTAAAGAAAGTCCCGCTGATAATAAAGAACAGAAACTTTCTCGATATTTTCCAGTTACGAGCAAAGATCGACAAAACCACAATTACTCGAAGACAGAAGAAAGTAACAGGAATCCTCGTACGTCTCTTTGTTCTAAGAAATTCTTGAAAAATGTGTCTTTGTACATCCTTTCGGCCGGAATTCCTAAAATCAGGAAGGACTTGTTTGCATCGAAAGTTGTCCAGTTTGGTGGTGTAATACTGAATGAATTCGTTCTCGGAAAATGTAGTCACGTTTTAGTGAGTGAAACAATGACGTTAGATCGAGCCTTGAAACTGTTAAAGATTGAGGAAACTTCTTGTGGTTTGCCCATTGTTTCCACCCTCTGGTTAAGTAGTTGTCTAAAGAAAGAGTCCCTCTTGCCCGCTGACTCATTTCTCTTGAATCTTCCTCGGGACACCGAGGAGCCTTCGGACTCTGTAAAAGAAGTTTCTGACCACTCAAATATTATTTCTGACCCACCTTTAAAATTACTACCCGATGAACCACCTCCTTTTGTGACAACACAGGAAGAGAAAAACACGTTTATCAAAGAGAAAAACACGTTTATCAAAGAGAAAGACCACCAAGTAAGAAATGATGCAAATGACAACGAAGAATATATTGACAACAGTCAAACTGATTTTGAAACGAATTCCCAAGTTTCTACCCAAACTGTTCCAAAAGGTCGTTGGGTGTGTTTTGAATCGTCTCGGAACAGCCCTGTTAATTACAATCGACACATCACAGATACTCTTGAAGAAATGGTGAAAACTTATAAAAGTACTAATGATAAATGGAGAGCTTACAGTTATCAGAAAGCAATTGGAATCTTGAAGAGAGAACCGAAGGAAATAACTAGCAGGGAGGAAGCCCGAAATCTTCGTGGAATCGGCGACAGTCTTGCAGATAAAATCTGGGAAATCGTTCAGAGTGGACGCCTTCGAAAACTTGATGAGTTCCAAAGTTCCGAACAGTTACAGGTATTAAACTTACTAACCAATGTCTGGGGAGCTGGACCTCACACTGCTAAACTATGGTACCAGCAAGGTTATCGTAGTTTAAAAGACCTCGAAGAAAAAGCGGTTCTTACTAAACAACAAAAAGTTGGTTTACGATATTATGATGACTTCCTCGAACGTATGTCTCGAGAAGAAGTTGCTGCAATCGAAAGAATTGTTTCTGAAAATACAGAGAAGGTTGTAGCAGGGAGTATTGTACAGGTGTGTGGGTCTTACCGTCGTGGTAAAGAAACCTGTGGAGACATTGATATTCTTATCTCTCATCCGGATGGGGAATCCCACCAAGGTTTATTGTCTCGACTTTTATCTCagctgaaagaaattaaatttattaccGACGATCTTATTGAAATTGAAGAAAACGGAAGTCAAAGGAAATACATGGGTGTTTGCCTGTCTCCTCTGTCAcctgatcatcatcgtcgtatcGACATAATTGTTGCCCCCTATTCTGAATATGCTTGTGCCCTTGTCCATTTTACAGGTTCAGCACATTTCAATCGTTCCATTAGACATTTAGCTAAAACGAAAGGAATGTCTCTCTCAGAGCATGCCCTACGAACGGGTGTTGTTAGAGGGAGTAGAGAAAAACTATATAAAGGAAATGCTCTTCCTACACCTACTGAGCAGTCAATTTTTGACCAACTTGGGGTACCATATAGACGCCCTGAAGAGCGGGATCATTGA